A region of the Prevotella melaninogenica genome:
CGAAACAAACTTTAAAAAGCAATACATCATATCTCGTTTATCCTTAGAATATTCTCAAAAAGCCTTATTTGTGTAATAAAAGATTGTTGCTGCCTCCCAAGAGTCAATCTTCTGCAGATATAAAAGACACGTATTAGTTAGTAGAAAAACTATCGAGTATTACTGAAATTTATTTACAAAACAAAGGGTGTTTTTATCTAAAAAAGGGGCCAAAAGGGGTCATAAAAACCACACTCGTAACTAACAAATAATCAAAGACTTACAAAACAGTAAAACAAAAGGTGCTTAATTGGCTTTCAAAAGGGCGTTAGTTAGCGTCCAAAAGGGCATCTTTTCGAAGCCAACTGGGTGTCTTTTCAAAGCTAAAAGAGCATCAATTAAAAATCAAGATGTGAAAAATTATTACAATACAAAACCAAATCAACAAAAAAGCCCTCCCCGAATGGGAAGGGACTTAAACATTATGATACTTCTATAAGAGATAAAGGAAAAGATTACCTTATACATTTTACTTCTTTACTTCCCATCCCCTCCTTGCGAATTGAACATGGACTTTTCTATTTCAAAGACACGTTTTACATCAAAATAAATATCAGGAGATGAATAATTCTTATTGGTTTCACCCAAAACGAGACGGTCGCAAGTACCCACAACCGACTGCCCATTAACTTTAAAAATACCAAAGAAGAATTGTAAAAGATTATATTCATCACCTACTGTAGTTACAGAGAAAGGATATTCCTTACTACCATCGCCAGTCATAAAGATAGTATCAAGGATGCGCGATAAACGAACACTATAAACCTTAAGACTATCGTTCAACATCCATGATTTATCGGGTTCTTTATTGACAAGTATCCTAAAATTATAAATCTTAGATACTATCGCATTTGTATTAAGGGGATTGCTGGCAAGAACTTTGTCTGCAATTGCAGCTGCTTTATCAAACTTACCTTCATTTCTGGCCTTCGACATATCAAATTCCATCAACAAATCTCTACCATTATTAAGGTAAGTCCGTCCATAAACAGCCAAAATTTTGTCTTCAGCAGTCAATGTGGTATCAGCATCTACATTGATAAAAATGTCGACTAACTGCTGCACACGCTGCGGGTTAGCTTCTACCTCTGCCTTTATCTTCCCCCAGTCGACAGTCATAAATGCCTTGTCTGTCTGTGCTGATACAGCGATAGCTAACAGCAAAAATGTGAAAACACATAATTTTCTCATATTCTTTTGTATTTAGTTATTGTATTGTTGTTAAGTCTTTGGGCTTTAGAGCAAGCTCATCTCTCAGCCCAGTCGCTCCTATCCAAGTTTCTATATCCTATCGCCTCAGCGATATGCTGCACTTGTACAGCCTCTGACTCTTCCAAGTCAGCTATCGAACGCGCTACCTTTAGAATCCTATTATAAGCACGAGCAGATAGTTTCAAACGTTCCATAGCATCACGGAGCAACTTGATAGAAGCTTCATCAGGTTCCGCAAACTCATGAATCATACGCTCATTCATCTGTGCGTTACAATGAATATTACGATAACTGCTGAAGCGATCGGTCTGAATAGCACGCGCTCGGATGACTCGCTCACGAATAGCAGTACTCGGTTCGCCTGGTGTTGCCTGCGAAATGTCTTTGAAGGGGAGAGGGGCAATCTCGCATTGAATGTCGATTCTATCCATTAGCGGACCAGATATCTTGGCAAGATACTTCTGAATCTGCCCCGGTGAACAAACGCAATGATGCGTAGGATCGGCAAAATAGCCACACGGACAAGGATTCATACTCGCCACAAACATAAAGCTACAAGGATAAGTGACCGTATACTTGGCACGTGAAATCGTTATATGACGGTCTTCCAAAGGCTGTCGAAGCACCTCTAAAGTATGCTTATTAAACTCTGGTAACTCATCACAGAAGAGCACTCCATTGTGTGCAAGGGTTATCTCACCCGGCATTGGATTAGCTCCACCACCCACAAGTGCAACCTCAGAGATAGTATGGTGAGGGCTACGGAAAGGACGTTGTGTAATCAAGCCTGTGTCACGACGTAACTTACCAGCTATCGAGTGAATCTGAGTTGTTTCTAAACTCTCTGAAAGAGACAAAGGAGGAAGAATGGAAGGAAGGCGTTTTGCCATCATACTCTTACCACTTCCGGGCGGTCCAACCATGATAAGATTATGTCCGCCAGCCGCTGCAACCTCTAATGCTCGCTTCACATTCTCTTGTCCACGGACGTCAGCAAAGTCGAGGTCAAAAGCATATTGATGCTCATAAAACTCCTTCCGAGTATCTACAAAACAAGGTTCTGGATTTGATGTACCATTAAGAAAGTCTATTACTTGTAGGATATTATCCATTCCATAGACCTCTAACGTGTCAACCACAGCCGCTTCGTGCTCATTAGCTTTCGGTACAATAATACCTTTAAACTTCTCGGCACGAGCCTTAATAGCTATGGGTAGTATGCCTTTAACAGGCTGTAAAGTACCATCAAGGCTCAACTCTCCCACAAGCATAAACTCTCGCAAACGGTCACAACTCATCTTCTCATTGGCAGCCAAGATGGCTATTGCCAATGGGAGATCAAAACTGGAGCCTTCCTTCTTGAGGTCGGCTGG
Encoded here:
- a CDS encoding YifB family Mg chelatase-like AAA ATPase, whose product is MLVKTFCAAVNGMEVTTVIVEVSITRGVLFHLTGLADGAVKESHDRIAAALLNTGYKFPVADITANLAPADLKKEGSSFDLPLAIAILAANEKMSCDRLREFMLVGELSLDGTLQPVKGILPIAIKARAEKFKGIIVPKANEHEAAVVDTLEVYGMDNILQVIDFLNGTSNPEPCFVDTRKEFYEHQYAFDLDFADVRGQENVKRALEVAAAGGHNLIMVGPPGSGKSMMAKRLPSILPPLSLSESLETTQIHSIAGKLRRDTGLITQRPFRSPHHTISEVALVGGGANPMPGEITLAHNGVLFCDELPEFNKHTLEVLRQPLEDRHITISRAKYTVTYPCSFMFVASMNPCPCGYFADPTHHCVCSPGQIQKYLAKISGPLMDRIDIQCEIAPLPFKDISQATPGEPSTAIRERVIRARAIQTDRFSSYRNIHCNAQMNERMIHEFAEPDEASIKLLRDAMERLKLSARAYNRILKVARSIADLEESEAVQVQHIAEAIGYRNLDRSDWAER
- a CDS encoding DUF4919 domain-containing protein, with the protein product MRKLCVFTFLLLAIAVSAQTDKAFMTVDWGKIKAEVEANPQRVQQLVDIFINVDADTTLTAEDKILAVYGRTYLNNGRDLLMEFDMSKARNEGKFDKAAAIADKVLASNPLNTNAIVSKIYNFRILVNKEPDKSWMLNDSLKVYSVRLSRILDTIFMTGDGSKEYPFSVTTVGDEYNLLQFFFGIFKVNGQSVVGTCDRLVLGETNKNYSSPDIYFDVKRVFEIEKSMFNSQGGDGK